The following are encoded together in the Plasmodium reichenowi strain SY57 chromosome 3, whole genome shotgun sequence genome:
- a CDS encoding survival motor neuron-like protein, putative, which translates to MDEFNETLEGLEEKIEEYEKQLALVRDEIKKYENPEEENEQIKNLKKLEADMIEVINLTRDLIKYKKQNELENDENKELERSGEVAPDIHEHIKESNKFIGRTCSLNYENKMVYGLIENVVIHNNIEQLLIHIFETNDRIMIPPNYVQLNEVLNESAIKENNQFQALYKKDGQWYDCIISKYKGDSFLITYIGYNNSEYVSTDQVRIKKKKKIKEIITPAGYKLPENLIIKEGDSLKVKMAKKKKRIALKKKQKDEIMDKEFSNKSKQWRSFHEKAISKSKHLLVSTKRVENIENKNNQTNFNIRRKFDYNDNEE; encoded by the exons ATGGACGAATTTAATGAAACTTTAGAAGGTTTAGAG gAAAAAATTGAAGAATATGAGAAGCAGTTGGCACTAGTAAGagatgaaataaaaaagtatGAAAACCCAGAAGAGGAAAATGAGCAGATAAAGAATTTGAAAAAGTTAGAGGCTGATATGATTGAAGTTATAAATTTAACTCGTgatttaattaaatataaaaagcAAA ATGAATTAGAAAATGACGAGAATAAAGAATTAGAAAGAAGTGGAGAAGTAGCACCAGATATTCatgaacatataaaagaatcaaataaatttatCGGAAGGACATGTAGTCttaattatgaaaataaaatggtTTATGGATTAATAGAAAATGTAgtaatacataataatatagagCAATTgttaattcatatatttgaaACTAATGATAGAATTATGATACCTCCAAATTATGTTCAATTAAATGAAGTTTTAAATGAGTCAGcaataaaagaaaataacCAATTCCAAgctttatataaaaaggatGG GCAATGGTACGATTGTATAATTTCGAAATATAAAGGGGATTCCTTTTTGATTACATACATtggatataataatagtgaATATGTTAGTACAGATCAAGTTCgaataaagaagaaaaaaaagatcAAAGAAATTATCACACCAGCAGGTTATAAATTACCAGagaatttaataattaagGAAGGTGATTCATTAAAAGTAAAGATGgcaaaaaagaaaaaaagaattgccttgaaaaaaaaacaaaaagatGAAATTATGGATAAAGAATTTTCTAATAAATCAAAACAATGGAGATCCTTTCACGAAAAGGCTATAAGTAAAAGTAAACATCTTTTAGTATCAACTAAAAGGGttgaaaatattgaaaataagaataatcagactaattttaatattagGAGAAAATTTGATTACAATGATAACGAGGAATAA